In Nitrosococcus halophilus Nc 4, the genomic stretch CGAACGAAGTGGGGTCGGACCATAATGGATTGCGGCCAATGACCTCTATTTGAGCTGATTCCACAATCAACGGCTTCTCGGGCATCAGAAAACCAAAGGCCTGTTTATAGACCTTTGCAAATTCCGCGGCAATTTCCGTTTGGTGATCGAAATTGACTAACAAGGCGGTGTCCGTACCCTGATAGCGCACATGGAGTTTGCGGACCGAGGAGATGCATTCTTGAGCAACGCCCTGGGCGAGTATTTCCTGTTCCCCTTGTGCCATGAGCTGGTCAAAGGTTGCCGCCAACGTGGGCATGAGTTCCTCCCTGAGGGGGGCTTCCACGGCCATTTCCCGCAATGACCGTAAGTCCGCAAGCCCCATCCCGTAGGCAGAGAGCAGCCCCGCGTAGGGATGGATGAGGGCCCGTTTCATGCCTAAGGCATCGGCAACCAGGCACGCATGCTGCCCTGCCGCGCTTCCAAAACAGCACAATCCGTATTCCGAAACATCGTAACCCCGCTGAATAGAGATGCGTTTGATGGCATTGGCCATGTTTTCCACCGCAATGGCAAGAAAACCTTCCGCCACTTGGAGCGGGGTTCGGTCATCTCCCGTAGCCGTTTTGATCTCAGCGGCTAGGGCGGTGAATTTTTCCTGGACAATGGCCTCATCCAAGGGTTGATTGGCGTGGGGGCCAAATACTTTGGGAAAGAATTCGGGCTGGAGTTTGCCCAGCATGACGTTGCAGTCAGTGACTGTCAAAGGCCCACCCTTGCGGTAGCAAGCCGGTCCCGGCTGAGCCCCGGCAGAATCGGGTCCCACCCGATAACGGGCACCGTCGAAATGGAGAATGGAGCCTCCCCCCGCAGCGACGGTATGGATCTGCATCATGGGGGTTCGTATCCGAACCCCTGCCACTTCAGTTTCAAAAGCCCGTTCATACTCCCCGGCATAGTGGCTGACATCGGTGGAGGTCCCTCCCATATCAAATCCAATCACCTGATGGAAATCGGCTAGTTCCGAGGTCCGGGCCATGCCGACGACCCCCCCGGCTGGGCCGGACAAGATGGCGTCTTTGCCCTGGAAGCAATGGGCTTCAGTCAGTCCCCCATTGGATTGCATGAAGAGCAGGCGAGTGTCGCCCAACTCGGCGGCGACATGGTCCACATAACGGCGCAGGATGGGGGATAAGTAGGCATCTACCAAGGTGGTGTCGCCACGGCTGACTAGTTTCATCAGCGGACTGACTTCGCTGCTCGTCGAGATTTGGGTAAAGCCGATATCCCGCGCGATCCGGGCGACGGTCTGTTCATGGTGGGGATAGCGATAAGCATGCATGAACACGATAGCCACGCTTCGTAGGCCCCTGTCATAGCAGCTCTGTAGCTGTTGGCGGACGGTATCTAGGTTAAGGGGCTGTAGCACCTCACCACCCGCACTATAACGTTCATCCACTTCAATGACCTGCTGATAAAGCATCTCAGGGAGTTTAATGTGGAGTGCGAAGAGATGGGGGCGGTTTTGATAGCCGATTCGTAAAGCATCGCCAAATCCCTGGGTTGTCACTAGTACGGTAGGTTCCCCCCGGCGCTCTAGCAGTGCGTTGGTGGCTACCGTGGTGCCCATTTTGACTGAGTCGATCCTTGTTGCCGGAATAGGATCTTGGGGGCCTAGGCCGAGTAGATCCCGTATCCCCTGGAGGGCGGCATCCCGATAATGGGAAGGGTTTTCGGACAGTAGCTTATGGGTTTTGATGGTGTTATCAGGGGCTTTAGCCACAATATCCGTAAAAGTGCCGCCCCGATCGATCCAAAATTGCCAGCCCCGGCGTGCCTGGACCTGTTTCATGGTCTTTCTGCTTTTTTCTGTTGCTAACGTGAGCCTCTATGATATATGGGGGTTTGGATTCTAGCCATCATTGAAGGAGTGCCTGGATGCACGACGCCCCCCTAGCGAGAGTGCGAAGTGAAACGGCGCGTCGAGCGCGAGGGCCGATTACTCGCGTTTGGCCATGAATTCGCGTTTTGCGTAGTTGGCCAGCCCTTGAGTACTCTTTTGCCATAGGCGACAGTTGTGGCATGATGGCTGCGTGGTAACGCAACGGGCCTACAAATTCAGGTTTTACCCTACGCCCACGCAAAAGCGGCAATTGGCCATTGAATTCGGCCATACCCGCTATGTGTGGAATTGGGCATTGGAAAGGCGAACGA encodes the following:
- a CDS encoding hydantoinase B/oxoprolinase family protein — its product is MKQVQARRGWQFWIDRGGTFTDIVAKAPDNTIKTHKLLSENPSHYRDAALQGIRDLLGLGPQDPIPATRIDSVKMGTTVATNALLERRGEPTVLVTTQGFGDALRIGYQNRPHLFALHIKLPEMLYQQVIEVDERYSAGGEVLQPLNLDTVRQQLQSCYDRGLRSVAIVFMHAYRYPHHEQTVARIARDIGFTQISTSSEVSPLMKLVSRGDTTLVDAYLSPILRRYVDHVAAELGDTRLLFMQSNGGLTEAHCFQGKDAILSGPAGGVVGMARTSELADFHQVIGFDMGGTSTDVSHYAGEYERAFETEVAGVRIRTPMMQIHTVAAGGGSILHFDGARYRVGPDSAGAQPGPACYRKGGPLTVTDCNVMLGKLQPEFFPKVFGPHANQPLDEAIVQEKFTALAAEIKTATGDDRTPLQVAEGFLAIAVENMANAIKRISIQRGYDVSEYGLCCFGSAAGQHACLVADALGMKRALIHPYAGLLSAYGMGLADLRSLREMAVEAPLREELMPTLAATFDQLMAQGEQEILAQGVAQECISSVRKLHVRYQGTDTALLVNFDHQTEIAAEFAKVYKQAFGFLMPEKPLIVESAQIEVIGRNPLWSDPTSFESPPPRQGTVPTIATVTATLGGKTQDTPIYQREAMQPHDRVSGPAIIIETNSTTVVEPGWEAELTPRRDLVLTRMIPLPKQLDIGTQADPVMLEIFNNLFTSIADQMGAVLKKTASSVNIKERLDFSCAIFDQQGDLVANALHIPVHLGSMSASIKAVIRDHREHISPGDVFMLNTPYNGGTHLPDVTVVKPVFDKSEAQLLFYVAARGHHGDIGGITPGSMPPYSQTIDQEGIVIDNVKLLEGGRFLEQEVVALLSSGPYPARNIPQNLADLKAQVAACEKGVQELRRMVDHFGLEVVQAYMKHVQDNAETSVRRVLETLKDGSFTYPMDDGSKIKVSIRIEEPSPQEGIQALIDFSGTSPQHLGNFNAPAAVTMAAVIYVFRCLVKADIPLNGGIFKPLKIVIPEHCLLNPCYPAAVAAGNVETSQYIVDALLGAMGVVAASQGTCNNFTFGNEQYQYYETICGGAGAGPNFKGADAVHTHITNTRLTDPEILEWRFPVLLESFEIRKESAGNGRYPGGNGTVRRFRFLEPMTAAIISSHRKIPPFGMAGGEPGQVGRNWIERVDGSVVELSSCGQAQMGIGDIFIIETPGGGGFGAPLHTSGATSNG